A genomic region of Microbacterium schleiferi contains the following coding sequences:
- a CDS encoding hemolysin family protein, with the protein MSDWAGLAWLVVLLVANAFFVGAEFAVISARRSQIEPLAERGSRAAKTSLYAMEHATLMLATSQLGITICSLLILNVSEPAIHHLLAVPLELTGLSYAVVDVIAFVIALVLVSYLHVVFGEMVPKNLAFSVPDRAVLMLAPPLVWVSKVFHPVIVTLNWIANHIVRLFRVEPKNEATSTYTLEEVATIVAQSRMEGVLEDTAGTVAAVVEFTEKKASDIAVPLADLLTLPQNTTPKQIERAVAKNGFSRYVIVDPAGIPLGYVHLKDILRAAEGEDAATDVIRPIDPARIHHMVPVTENTDLEDALALMREQGRHLAQVRDAGGTITGVLFLEDVIEELVGEVQDATRRGWRNER; encoded by the coding sequence GTGAGCGACTGGGCAGGCCTCGCATGGCTGGTCGTCCTGTTGGTGGCCAACGCCTTCTTCGTCGGCGCCGAGTTCGCGGTCATCTCCGCGCGGCGATCGCAGATCGAGCCGCTGGCTGAGCGCGGCTCCCGTGCCGCCAAGACCTCGCTGTACGCCATGGAGCACGCAACGCTCATGCTCGCGACCTCGCAGCTGGGCATCACGATCTGTTCGCTGCTGATCCTGAACGTCTCGGAGCCGGCGATCCACCATCTGCTGGCGGTTCCCCTGGAGCTGACCGGACTGAGTTACGCGGTCGTGGACGTCATCGCGTTCGTGATCGCCCTCGTGCTCGTGTCGTACCTGCACGTCGTCTTCGGTGAGATGGTTCCGAAGAACCTGGCGTTCTCGGTACCCGATCGTGCGGTGCTCATGCTCGCGCCTCCCCTCGTGTGGGTATCGAAGGTCTTCCACCCGGTCATCGTGACGCTCAACTGGATCGCGAATCACATCGTGCGGCTGTTCCGCGTCGAACCCAAGAACGAAGCGACGTCGACCTACACCCTCGAGGAGGTCGCGACCATCGTGGCGCAGTCCCGCATGGAAGGTGTGCTTGAGGACACTGCCGGGACGGTTGCGGCAGTCGTCGAGTTCACCGAGAAGAAGGCGAGCGACATCGCGGTGCCGCTCGCCGACCTTCTGACGCTGCCGCAGAACACGACCCCGAAGCAGATCGAGCGCGCTGTCGCGAAGAACGGATTCTCGCGCTACGTCATCGTGGATCCGGCGGGCATTCCGCTCGGTTATGTCCACCTCAAAGACATCCTGCGTGCTGCCGAGGGCGAGGATGCCGCCACCGACGTCATCCGGCCGATCGACCCCGCCCGCATCCACCACATGGTGCCGGTGACCGAGAACACCGATCTTGAGGATGCCCTCGCTCTCATGCGCGAGCAGGGGCGTCACCTCGCTCAAGTGCGGGATGCCGGCGGCACCATCACGGGTGTCCTGTTCCTCGAGGATGTCATCGAGGAGCTCGTCGGCGAGGTGCAGGACGCCACCCGCCGCGGATGGCGCAACGAGCGATAG
- a CDS encoding NADH:flavin oxidoreductase/NADH oxidase, giving the protein MSLLFTPVEIGSLRARNRLWVAPMCQYSSTDGMPNTWHLTHLSAFATGGAGLVMTEATAVSPEGRISPDDTGIWNDEQRDAWMPIAAEIRARGALAAIQLAHAGRKASTWSPLKAGRGSVSEADGGWHALAPSPIAYEGYAVPEQLDAAGIATVVTDFAAAARRSVEAGFDVLEVHAAHGYLLHEFLSPLSNHRTDEYGGSLENRARLLLEVIDAVRDAAPTAPVMVRFSATDWADGGWGVADTAIVAGWAAQHGAVFIDISSGGLVAHQRVVVGPGYQVPCAREVRESAGVPVSAVGLITTGTQAEEILASGAADAVMAGREWLRDPHFALRAGAELGADIGYWPPQYERARLTQRA; this is encoded by the coding sequence ATGAGTCTGCTGTTCACCCCTGTCGAGATCGGTTCGCTGCGAGCGCGGAACCGTCTGTGGGTCGCGCCGATGTGCCAATACAGTTCGACGGACGGGATGCCGAACACCTGGCACCTCACGCATCTCAGTGCGTTTGCCACCGGCGGTGCGGGCCTGGTCATGACCGAGGCCACGGCGGTGAGCCCGGAGGGGCGGATCAGTCCCGACGACACCGGGATCTGGAACGATGAGCAGCGGGATGCCTGGATGCCGATCGCTGCCGAGATCCGCGCACGAGGCGCTCTTGCCGCCATCCAGCTGGCTCACGCGGGGCGCAAAGCGTCGACGTGGTCACCGCTGAAGGCGGGTCGCGGGTCGGTGTCTGAAGCCGACGGCGGCTGGCACGCGCTCGCGCCCTCACCGATCGCCTACGAGGGCTACGCCGTTCCCGAGCAGCTGGATGCGGCAGGGATCGCGACGGTTGTCACCGACTTCGCAGCAGCGGCCCGTCGCAGCGTCGAGGCGGGCTTCGACGTGCTGGAGGTGCATGCCGCGCACGGGTACCTCCTGCACGAGTTCCTCTCACCGCTGTCGAATCACCGCACCGACGAGTACGGCGGGTCGCTCGAGAACCGCGCCCGGCTGCTTCTCGAGGTGATCGACGCGGTCCGGGATGCCGCACCGACGGCTCCCGTGATGGTGCGGTTCTCGGCGACCGATTGGGCAGACGGCGGTTGGGGCGTCGCCGATACCGCCATTGTCGCCGGGTGGGCGGCTCAGCACGGCGCCGTCTTCATCGACATCTCCAGCGGCGGGCTCGTCGCCCATCAGCGGGTGGTTGTCGGTCCGGGCTACCAGGTGCCCTGTGCCCGCGAAGTTCGCGAGAGCGCGGGGGTCCCCGTGAGCGCGGTGGGCCTGATCACGACGGGCACGCAAGCCGAGGAGATCCTCGCCTCGGGCGCGGCGGATGCCGTCATGGCGGGACGCGAGTGGCTCCGTGATCCACACTTCGCGCTCCGCGCCGGGGCCGAGCTCGGCGCCGACATCGGCTACTGGCCACCGCAGTACGAGCGCGCCCGCCTCACCCAGCGAGCCTGA
- a CDS encoding NAD(P)H-hydrate dehydratase → MSATAPIVVTPHAGEHARLRSALGLDPDTARSPSSAAETAAALGGVVLLKGATTIVASPEGGECAIEAPTSWLATAGTGDVLAGILGAVTASAAGRGASVSLAACAATAAWLHGQAAQAASDAVGGGPITALDVAEHLPAVVGRVLTAP, encoded by the coding sequence GTGTCTGCCACCGCGCCGATCGTCGTCACGCCGCATGCCGGCGAGCACGCGCGGCTCCGCTCCGCGCTCGGACTCGACCCCGACACCGCTCGGAGCCCCTCGAGCGCGGCAGAGACCGCTGCTGCGCTGGGCGGCGTGGTGCTGCTGAAGGGGGCGACGACCATCGTGGCCTCACCCGAGGGCGGGGAATGCGCGATCGAGGCGCCGACATCGTGGCTTGCAACGGCTGGAACCGGGGACGTGCTCGCCGGCATTCTCGGCGCCGTCACCGCCAGCGCCGCAGGCCGCGGTGCGTCAGTGTCCCTTGCCGCGTGCGCCGCGACCGCGGCCTGGCTGCACGGTCAGGCAGCGCAGGCCGCGTCGGATGCCGTCGGCGGCGGGCCCATCACGGCGCTCGATGTCGCTGAGCACCTCCCCGCCGTCGTGGGTCGGGTCCTCACCGCCCCGTAG
- a CDS encoding thiamine-binding protein, producing the protein MIVAFSVAPSGTGRSDGSVHDAVAAAVRIVRESGLPHRTSSMFTEIEGEWDEVFAVVKAATEAVGAYGSRVSLVLKADIRPGYTGELEGKLERLEKAIDSAD; encoded by the coding sequence ATGATCGTTGCTTTCTCCGTGGCCCCCAGCGGGACCGGTCGCTCCGACGGCTCCGTCCACGACGCCGTCGCGGCAGCCGTGCGGATCGTTCGGGAATCGGGCCTGCCGCACCGCACCTCCTCGATGTTCACCGAGATCGAAGGGGAATGGGACGAGGTGTTCGCGGTCGTGAAGGCCGCGACCGAGGCAGTGGGCGCCTACGGTTCCCGGGTCTCGCTCGTGCTCAAGGCCGACATCCGGCCCGGGTACACCGGGGAACTCGAGGGAAAGCTCGAGCGCCTCGAGAAGGCGATCGACAGCGCGGACTGA
- the metX gene encoding homoserine O-acetyltransferase MetX — protein sequence MDWQTSEDTVPSSPVTEADARLLLGRPPATGAWRDGDPPGDRHFAAFGAFRTEGGAELPAYRLAFETWGELSPARDNAILILHALTGDSHVRGPAGPGHPTDGWWDGIVGPGSAIDTDRWFVVAPNMLGGCQGSTGPATIAPDGYEWAARFPYLTIRDQVHAQRQLADALGIDVWAAVVGGSMGGMHALEWAVEYPDRLARVAVLSAPPANTADQIALNSVQLDAIRVDPRFQSGEYYDAADGDGPHRGLALARRMALLNYRSPTELNQRFQRSWQSEVSPLGNGGRFAVESYLDFHGNRFTRRFDANTYITLVEAMNSHDVGRDRGGIEDALARVSATALVVGIDSDRLFPIEGQHRIARGIRTSLDGDQAAIITSDYGHDGFLIETPTVSAHLRRLLES from the coding sequence ATGGACTGGCAGACCTCGGAAGACACGGTGCCCTCATCGCCCGTGACCGAAGCCGACGCGCGCCTGCTCCTGGGCAGGCCCCCGGCGACGGGCGCCTGGCGTGACGGCGACCCGCCGGGTGACCGCCACTTTGCCGCGTTCGGGGCTTTTCGCACGGAGGGCGGGGCCGAGCTCCCCGCCTATCGCCTCGCGTTCGAGACCTGGGGTGAACTCTCCCCCGCGCGCGACAACGCGATCCTCATCCTCCACGCTCTCACCGGGGACTCGCACGTCCGCGGACCCGCCGGGCCGGGGCATCCGACCGACGGCTGGTGGGACGGCATCGTCGGCCCCGGCAGCGCCATCGACACCGACCGGTGGTTTGTCGTCGCGCCGAATATGCTCGGCGGATGCCAGGGGTCGACGGGTCCGGCGACGATCGCGCCCGACGGATACGAGTGGGCGGCGCGGTTCCCGTACCTCACGATCCGCGACCAGGTGCACGCCCAACGGCAACTCGCCGATGCACTCGGCATCGACGTGTGGGCGGCCGTCGTCGGCGGATCAATGGGCGGAATGCACGCGCTCGAGTGGGCTGTCGAGTATCCCGACCGCCTCGCGCGCGTTGCCGTGCTCTCTGCTCCCCCCGCGAACACCGCCGATCAGATCGCTCTGAACTCCGTGCAACTCGATGCGATTCGCGTCGACCCGCGCTTCCAGAGCGGCGAGTACTACGACGCGGCGGACGGCGACGGACCCCATCGCGGACTGGCGCTTGCCCGGCGCATGGCGCTGTTGAACTACCGCTCCCCCACCGAGCTCAACCAGCGTTTCCAGCGCTCCTGGCAGTCCGAGGTCAGCCCCCTGGGCAACGGAGGTCGGTTCGCCGTCGAGTCGTACCTCGACTTCCACGGCAACCGCTTCACGCGCCGCTTCGACGCCAACACCTACATCACCCTGGTCGAAGCGATGAACTCGCACGACGTGGGCCGGGATCGCGGCGGGATCGAGGATGCCCTGGCTCGTGTGAGCGCCACAGCGCTCGTGGTCGGTATCGACAGTGACCGGCTCTTCCCCATCGAGGGACAGCATCGGATAGCCCGCGGCATCCGCACGAGCCTCGACGGCGATCAGGCGGCGATCATCACGAGCGACTACGGCCACGACGGCTTCCTCATCGAAACGCCGACCGTCAGCGCCCACCTGCGCCGGCTCCTCGAGAGCTGA
- a CDS encoding bifunctional o-acetylhomoserine/o-acetylserine sulfhydrylase, producing MSEAQNWQFETKQIHAGAAPDPVTKSRATPIYQTTSYVFDNADHAANLFALAEFGNIYTRIQNPTQDVVEQRVAALEGGTGALLVSSGQAAETFAVLNIAQAGDHIVSSSSIYGGTYNLFKYTLAKLGIETTFVENQDDPEEWRRAVRPNTKLFFAETIGNPKINVLDIRSVSAVAHENGVPLIVDNTIATPFLIRPLEHGADIVIHSATKFLGGHGTTIGGIIVDGGKFAWSQNVEKFPGLTEPDPSYHGASYTTAVGDGLAYIIKARVQLLRDLGSAISPINAWLLLQGIETLSLRIERHVQNAQEIAEWLENQDDVATVNYSGLPTSPWYAAANSYAPQGVGAVLSFELKGGVDAGRAFVDSLSLFSHLANIGDVRSLVIHPASTTHSQLTPEQQLTAGVTPGLVRLSVGLENVDDLKADLAQALAAARSVGAAANA from the coding sequence ATGTCCGAGGCCCAGAACTGGCAGTTCGAGACCAAGCAGATCCACGCCGGCGCGGCGCCCGACCCCGTCACGAAGTCGCGCGCGACCCCGATCTACCAGACGACGTCGTACGTGTTCGACAACGCCGACCACGCCGCGAACCTGTTCGCGCTGGCCGAGTTCGGCAACATCTACACCCGCATCCAGAACCCGACCCAGGATGTCGTCGAGCAGCGCGTTGCAGCGCTCGAGGGCGGCACCGGCGCACTCCTGGTCTCCTCGGGGCAGGCGGCCGAGACCTTCGCCGTCCTGAACATCGCGCAGGCAGGCGACCACATCGTCTCGTCGAGCTCGATCTACGGCGGCACCTACAACCTCTTCAAGTACACGCTGGCCAAGCTCGGCATCGAGACGACCTTCGTCGAGAACCAGGACGACCCCGAAGAGTGGCGCCGCGCGGTGCGTCCGAACACGAAGCTCTTCTTCGCCGAGACGATCGGCAACCCGAAGATCAACGTCCTCGACATCCGTTCGGTCTCCGCCGTCGCCCACGAGAACGGTGTTCCGCTCATCGTCGACAACACGATCGCGACGCCGTTCCTCATCCGTCCGCTCGAGCACGGCGCCGACATCGTCATCCACTCGGCGACGAAGTTCCTCGGCGGTCACGGCACGACCATCGGCGGCATCATCGTCGACGGCGGAAAGTTCGCCTGGTCGCAGAACGTCGAGAAGTTCCCCGGCCTCACCGAGCCCGACCCCTCGTACCACGGCGCGTCCTACACGACGGCTGTCGGCGACGGCCTGGCCTACATCATCAAGGCGCGCGTTCAGCTGCTGCGCGACCTCGGCTCGGCGATCTCGCCGATCAACGCCTGGCTGCTGCTGCAGGGCATCGAGACCCTGTCGCTGCGTATCGAGCGCCACGTGCAGAACGCGCAGGAGATTGCGGAGTGGCTCGAGAACCAGGATGACGTCGCAACCGTGAACTACTCGGGCCTGCCGACCTCGCCGTGGTACGCCGCCGCGAACTCCTATGCGCCCCAGGGCGTCGGTGCTGTGCTCTCGTTCGAGCTGAAGGGCGGTGTCGACGCCGGTCGCGCGTTCGTGGACTCGCTCAGCCTGTTCAGCCACCTCGCCAACATCGGCGACGTGCGCTCGCTGGTCATCCACCCGGCATCCACGACCCACTCGCAGCTCACTCCCGAGCAGCAGCTCACGGCCGGCGTGACCCCGGGCCTGGTTCGCCTGTCGGTCGGGCTCGAGAACGTCGACGACCTGAAGGCCGACCTCGCCCAGGCCCTCGCCGCAGCTCGCAGCGTCGGCGCCGCAGCGAACGCCTGA
- a CDS encoding SDR family oxidoreductase: MTRRAVVTGASSGIGAATVRRLRSSGWDVVAVARRADRLAELERETGAVAFAADLTTDADTDALCEFLAASGPVHAVAHIAGGARGTDRVEDGDAADWSWMYDVNVLAVQRLTRAVLPQLRAAAASDGHADLLFVTSTAAQAAYPGGGGYNAAKAAESMLVHALRLELNGEPLRVIEVAPGMVYTEEFTLNRVGGDRERAAAVYDGVQDPLTAVDVADVIGYALEAPGHVNLDLVTMRPVAQSAQHLLARGPLRPRLS, encoded by the coding sequence ATGACCAGACGTGCTGTGGTGACGGGAGCGAGTTCGGGAATCGGCGCGGCGACGGTACGCCGCCTCCGCTCGAGCGGGTGGGACGTCGTCGCCGTTGCCCGTCGCGCCGACCGTCTCGCCGAGCTGGAGCGTGAGACCGGGGCCGTCGCCTTCGCGGCAGATCTGACGACGGATGCCGACACTGACGCCCTGTGTGAGTTTCTCGCCGCGTCCGGGCCCGTGCACGCCGTCGCCCACATCGCCGGCGGCGCCCGGGGCACCGACCGGGTCGAGGATGGCGACGCGGCGGACTGGAGCTGGATGTACGACGTGAACGTTCTGGCGGTGCAGCGCCTGACGCGAGCGGTGCTGCCGCAGCTACGCGCGGCCGCGGCATCCGATGGTCATGCCGATTTGCTCTTCGTGACCTCCACGGCCGCGCAGGCAGCCTACCCGGGCGGCGGCGGATACAACGCCGCGAAGGCTGCCGAGTCGATGCTCGTGCATGCTCTTCGTCTTGAGCTGAACGGCGAACCGCTACGGGTCATCGAGGTCGCCCCCGGGATGGTCTACACCGAGGAGTTCACGCTGAACCGCGTCGGTGGCGACCGGGAGCGTGCCGCGGCGGTCTACGACGGCGTGCAGGATCCGCTCACCGCTGTGGACGTCGCCGACGTCATCGGCTACGCGCTCGAGGCTCCGGGGCACGTGAACCTCGACCTCGTGACGATGCGACCGGTCGCTCAGTCGGCGCAGCACCTGCTCGCCCGGGGACCGCTCCGGCCCCGCCTCTCGTAG
- a CDS encoding MFS transporter, with the protein MPAASALDRLRGTGLGITAGLIGWFILVEFVSGIIQGYYVPLFSDIVIDLGIHDSDVNWFEAAQLLLSAIVVPILAKLGDMYGHKRILLISSILTAGASWWLVFAGDFWTFLIAWALQGFYVVWLPLEVALIFERGRRQNRGVSSTRRAAGLLVVGLQAGAIAGALAAGAIFEATGGDLTVTMMIPAIAVTLIAGVIWLGVPESEPTPGRRLDTWGFVLLTWGLLLVTGALVYMRMIPQLDLGQNAWWWVVALFAAGLAVFVWFVRFELRQDDPAIDIRVLRRPEMWPVQTTAFLVGISLLGAQGPLSTYAGTDSSLGYGLGLSASQRSYVIGVYLLSLIIGAIVFAVLSRRANPRLILIGASLLVGIGYTLFLPFHLELWQVLLNLMIAGLGSGALVGALPAAAAAAAPRGQTGIASALTNTTKTVGGAFASAVFGVLLAAGAGAVASETAASLGGYLAVWAICAGGGFLAALLLLFVPKVAFADTDTSQLDATRGSAQVT; encoded by the coding sequence ATGCCCGCCGCATCCGCCCTCGACCGGTTGCGCGGAACGGGCCTGGGAATCACTGCAGGGCTGATCGGCTGGTTCATCCTCGTCGAATTCGTCAGCGGCATCATCCAGGGCTACTACGTTCCGCTCTTCAGCGACATCGTCATCGACCTCGGCATCCACGATTCGGATGTCAACTGGTTCGAGGCAGCCCAGCTGCTGCTCTCGGCGATCGTCGTTCCCATCCTCGCGAAGCTCGGCGACATGTACGGGCACAAGCGGATCCTGCTGATCTCGTCGATCCTCACGGCCGGCGCCAGCTGGTGGCTCGTCTTTGCCGGTGACTTCTGGACGTTCCTGATCGCGTGGGCGCTGCAGGGGTTCTACGTCGTGTGGCTGCCGCTCGAGGTGGCGCTCATCTTCGAGCGCGGTCGCCGCCAGAACCGGGGCGTCTCCTCGACCCGCCGCGCAGCCGGGCTCCTGGTCGTGGGGCTCCAGGCCGGCGCGATCGCCGGGGCCCTGGCCGCGGGCGCGATCTTCGAAGCCACCGGCGGTGATCTCACCGTCACGATGATGATTCCCGCGATCGCGGTCACCCTCATCGCCGGCGTCATCTGGCTCGGTGTCCCCGAGTCTGAGCCGACGCCCGGCCGACGCCTGGACACCTGGGGCTTCGTGCTGCTGACCTGGGGGTTGCTGCTGGTGACCGGGGCACTGGTCTACATGCGCATGATCCCGCAGCTCGACCTCGGCCAGAACGCGTGGTGGTGGGTGGTTGCCCTCTTCGCGGCGGGCCTTGCCGTCTTCGTCTGGTTCGTCCGCTTCGAACTTCGCCAGGACGACCCCGCGATCGACATCCGTGTGCTGCGCCGACCCGAGATGTGGCCCGTGCAGACCACCGCATTCCTCGTGGGAATCAGCCTCCTGGGCGCGCAGGGTCCGCTGTCGACGTACGCGGGTACCGACTCGTCGCTCGGCTACGGGCTGGGGCTCTCTGCCTCGCAGCGCTCCTACGTCATCGGCGTGTATCTGCTCTCTCTCATCATCGGAGCGATCGTCTTCGCCGTCCTTTCGCGTCGAGCCAACCCTCGGCTCATCCTGATCGGTGCCTCCCTTCTGGTCGGCATCGGGTACACGCTGTTCCTGCCGTTCCATCTGGAGCTCTGGCAGGTGCTGCTGAACCTGATGATCGCGGGCCTCGGCTCGGGAGCCCTTGTCGGGGCGCTTCCCGCCGCAGCCGCTGCGGCGGCGCCACGCGGACAGACGGGGATCGCCTCAGCCCTCACCAACACCACCAAGACCGTGGGTGGTGCCTTCGCGTCGGCCGTGTTCGGTGTGCTCCTGGCTGCCGGTGCGGGCGCCGTCGCAAGCGAGACCGCGGCGTCCCTGGGCGGCTACCTCGCGGTTTGGGCCATCTGCGCCGGCGGCGGTTTCCTCGCCGCGCTGCTGCTGTTGTTCGTTCCGAAGGTGGCCTTCGCCGACACCGACACGAGCCAGCTGGACGCGACCCGGGGCAGCGCGCAGGTGACCTGA
- a CDS encoding phosphoribosyltransferase — protein MTTERETLTWQGFGDATRDLSRTIVADGFMPEVVVAIARGGLLPAGAIAYGLGIKNCGAINVEFYTGIGTVLPDPELLPPEMDMAYLDGRRVLLVDDVADSGRTLDLAVRLLTDRGAIVRSVVIYTKPTTIIRPDWSWKDTSRWIDFPWSWQGSVLDEDAAVAERA, from the coding sequence GTGACGACCGAGCGGGAAACGTTGACGTGGCAAGGCTTCGGAGATGCGACGCGCGACCTGTCCCGGACCATCGTGGCTGACGGGTTCATGCCCGAGGTCGTCGTGGCGATCGCCCGCGGTGGGCTTCTGCCCGCCGGAGCGATTGCCTATGGCCTCGGTATCAAGAACTGCGGGGCGATCAACGTCGAGTTCTACACCGGCATCGGCACGGTCCTTCCCGACCCCGAACTGCTCCCGCCTGAGATGGACATGGCCTACCTCGACGGTCGACGCGTTCTGCTCGTGGACGATGTTGCCGACAGCGGCCGCACGCTCGATCTCGCGGTGCGCCTGTTGACCGACCGCGGGGCGATCGTTCGCAGTGTCGTCATCTACACGAAGCCGACGACGATCATCCGCCCGGACTGGTCGTGGAAAGACACCTCCCGCTGGATCGACTTCCCCTGGTCGTGGCAGGGATCGGTGCTCGATGAGGATGCCGCGGTAGCGGAGCGCGCCTGA